A genomic window from Halogeometricum borinquense DSM 11551 includes:
- a CDS encoding HAD family hydrolase, which translates to MTIRAVGFDLDYTLAVPTRDRATILRDAATDAGAPPLSRDAYLDAHQQHLTQETRTPIFRTLLDGRESDTDPAAVATAYREHIADALVLIDNAAQFLAELRGQYTVGLLTNGPRVAQRDKLDTLGWNDAFDVALVTGELPAGKPNSAAFEALLDALGTDAAETAYVGDDVDADIGGAANAGLVPIQVVFDGGPDPDPRAAAHVERDELVRRLPSVLDSL; encoded by the coding sequence GTGACCATCCGGGCAGTCGGGTTCGATCTCGACTACACACTCGCCGTACCCACGCGCGACCGAGCGACGATTCTGCGTGACGCCGCAACGGACGCGGGTGCGCCGCCACTCTCCAGAGACGCGTATCTCGACGCGCATCAACAGCATCTGACACAGGAGACGCGAACGCCGATTTTCCGCACGCTCCTCGACGGCCGAGAATCCGATACGGACCCCGCGGCCGTCGCCACTGCGTACCGCGAACACATCGCTGATGCCCTCGTTCTCATCGACAACGCAGCGCAGTTCCTCGCCGAACTGCGCGGTCAGTACACGGTGGGACTTCTCACGAACGGTCCACGCGTGGCCCAGCGGGACAAACTCGACACGCTTGGCTGGAACGACGCCTTCGACGTGGCACTCGTCACCGGAGAACTGCCCGCCGGAAAACCGAACTCCGCCGCGTTTGAGGCACTACTGGATGCTCTCGGCACCGACGCCGCCGAGACGGCGTACGTCGGTGACGACGTGGATGCCGACATCGGCGGGGCGGCGAACGCCGGACTCGTCCCCATTCAAGTGGTCTTCGACGGTGGACCGGATCCCGATCCGCGCGCCGCCGCGCACGTCGAACGCGACGAGTTAGTGCGGCGACTGCCGTCGGTTCTCGATTCGCTCTAG